ACAGGAGCTATGGTCCCCTCGCTTTCACAGTTGACAGCATTATAACACCTAGTTCCCTCTAAAATATTCCAACCGTAGTTACCGCCGTTTTGTATAATATCGATTTCCTCTAATTCTCCTTGACCAACATCCCCAGCCCACAGCCGCCCGCTTTGAACATCAAAGCTAAAACGCCACGGGTTTCTGAGACCATAGGCAAAAATCTCAGCTCTAGCATCTTGTGTATCTACAAATGGGTTTTCCGCGGGGATGCTATATTCCAACCCATTCTCGAGTACATTTACATCAATTCTAAGAATTTTACCGAGAAGGTTATTCAGATTCTGGGCATTTCCGTTCGGGTCACCTGCACCACCTCCGTCTCCGGAGGAAATGTATAAATATCCGTCCGGACCAAAAGCTAATTGCCCCCCGTTATGATTATCAAAAGGTTGAGGAATACGTAATAAAACAGTCTCACTAGTAATATCTGCCAAGTTGGGATTGGTCGCAGAAACTTTAAAGCGAGAAACTAAGGCTAAGTCGTTTGAAGGGGTGTAGGTGACATAAAAAAAACCATTAGTCCCAAAATTTGGATGAAATGCAAGACCTAATAACCCCAACTCCCCAGAACTGGCAATTCTATTTCCTATATCAAAAAAAGTAGTAGTATTCTCTACTGATTCGTCATTTTCAAAAACTTTTATTGCCCCACCCTGCTCAACGACGAATAATCTATTTGAGCCATCTTCTGGGCTTTGTAGATCTAAAGGTCTAGAAAAATCCAAATTCGGAAATGCATTTACAAGACTTATAGTGTCTTCCGGAATCGGTGCAGGTGAATTATTGTCGTCATTACTGCACGAGATGAATAACAAGAAAATAATACCAAATGGCAATAGGAAAGGCCTTTTCATAGCAATGGGGTTTACCTATATACGGTAAAACTGGCTCCTTTAGATTCAAAGAAGAACCAAGGTGACTAAAACTTCTATAGAAAACTTTTTATCGCCAAATCGTAGCTTTGTAGACCAAAGCCCAATATAACACCCTTTGCACCAGCTGAAATATAGGAAACATGCCGAAACTCTTCTCTTTTATACGTATTGGATATATGTACTTCTACAACGGGAGTTTCTATAGCTTTTACTGCATCGCCTATACCGACCGAAGTATGCGTGTAAGCGGCCG
This sequence is a window from Maribacter aestuarii. Protein-coding genes within it:
- a CDS encoding PQQ-dependent sugar dehydrogenase, with translation MKRPFLLPFGIIFLLFISCSNDDNNSPAPIPEDTISLVNAFPNLDFSRPLDLQSPEDGSNRLFVVEQGGAIKVFENDESVENTTTFFDIGNRIASSGELGLLGLAFHPNFGTNGFFYVTYTPSNDLALVSRFKVSATNPNLADITSETVLLRIPQPFDNHNGGQLAFGPDGYLYISSGDGGGAGDPNGNAQNLNNLLGKILRIDVNVLENGLEYSIPAENPFVDTQDARAEIFAYGLRNPWRFSFDVQSGRLWAGDVGQGELEEIDIIQNGGNYGWNILEGTRCYNAVNCESEGTIAPVFEYNHDSNDKSVTGGYVYRGSLVPSLKGFYIYGDFISGRIWALSTNLGGNLNNQLLLETGLNISSFGTDDNNELFVCSFDGNIYRFEEKIE